The following proteins are encoded in a genomic region of Maribacter hydrothermalis:
- the ilvA gene encoding threonine ammonia-lyase yields the protein MTTETQYITLENVKKAASLLRDVVLETPLQKNQYLSEKYEANIVFKREDLQEVRSYKIRGAYHKISSLTGEELEQGVVCASAGNHAQGVAFSCKAKKIKGVIFMPTTTPNQKIEQVKMFGGDYVEVVLNGDTYDDASYAATDYCKEKKMSFVHPFHDIKVIEGQATIALEILAQSKTPVDYLFLPVGGGGLAAGVSSIFKELSPNTKIIGVEPKGAPSMSVSIINGFNTKIDNIDKFIDGASVQKVGDLNFEICKENLDEMVTVHEGKVCQTILDLYNKNAIVVEPAGALTTAVLGQFSTEIKGKNVVCLISGSNNDITRTEEIKERALLHSGHKHYFIIKFPQRAGALLEFLNDILGPNDDITHFEYSKKHNRNSGPAIVGLEISNPRDLDGLILKMKTKNFFGEYLNDKPDLFQVLI from the coding sequence ATGACCACAGAAACTCAATATATTACTTTAGAAAACGTGAAAAAAGCAGCATCTCTTTTAAGAGATGTTGTTTTGGAAACGCCATTACAAAAAAATCAGTATTTATCTGAAAAATATGAGGCTAATATTGTTTTTAAACGAGAAGATTTACAAGAAGTTCGTTCTTATAAAATAAGAGGAGCTTATCATAAAATTTCATCATTAACTGGCGAAGAATTAGAGCAAGGAGTCGTTTGTGCCAGTGCAGGAAATCACGCTCAAGGTGTTGCTTTTTCTTGTAAAGCAAAAAAAATAAAGGGTGTTATATTTATGCCAACGACTACACCCAATCAAAAAATAGAACAAGTAAAAATGTTTGGCGGAGATTATGTAGAAGTGGTTTTAAATGGCGATACTTATGATGATGCTTCTTATGCAGCCACAGATTATTGCAAAGAAAAAAAGATGTCTTTTGTACATCCTTTTCACGATATAAAAGTAATAGAAGGGCAAGCAACCATTGCTTTAGAAATATTAGCACAAAGCAAAACACCTGTAGATTATTTGTTTTTGCCTGTTGGTGGTGGTGGTTTGGCTGCTGGTGTTTCCAGTATATTTAAAGAACTTTCTCCCAACACAAAAATTATAGGTGTTGAACCAAAAGGCGCTCCTTCAATGTCTGTTTCTATAATTAATGGATTTAACACAAAAATAGATAACATAGATAAATTTATTGATGGTGCATCTGTTCAAAAAGTAGGCGATTTAAACTTTGAAATTTGCAAAGAAAATTTAGACGAAATGGTAACGGTTCACGAAGGAAAAGTGTGCCAAACTATTTTAGATCTGTACAATAAAAACGCCATTGTGGTGGAACCTGCTGGTGCTTTAACCACAGCAGTTTTGGGCCAGTTTTCTACTGAAATAAAAGGCAAAAATGTAGTTTGTTTAATTAGTGGCTCAAATAATGACATTACTCGAACAGAAGAAATAAAAGAGCGTGCTTTGCTTCATTCTGGACACAAACATTATTTCATCATAAAATTTCCGCAAAGAGCAGGTGCTTTACTTGAGTTTTTAAATGATATTTTAGGTCCAAATGATGATATTACCCATTTTGAATATTCCAAAAAACACAACAGAAATTCAGGTCCAGCCATTGTTGGTTTAGAAATAAGTAACCCAAGGGATTTAGACGGACTGATTCTAAAAATGAAAACAAAAAATTTCTTTGGAGAATATTTGAATGATAAGCCAGATTTGTTTCAAGTTTTGATTTAG